DNA sequence from the Asticcacaulis sp. AND118 genome:
GTTTGGCGGCGCTTTCCGGCCGCCACTCGCCCTGTTCCTTGATGGCCTTGACGACCTCCTTGGGCATGTAGGTCTCATCGTGCTTGGCCAGCACGGTGCGCGCCTCGAACACGTCGTCGGAGACGCGCTGCCCTTCGCAGACCACGCCCTGCCCTTCGCGGAACAGGTCGGGCAGGTCGCCCTTGAAATGCACGGTCATCTCGGCCTTCTGGTCCATGACAACGAAACGGACCTCGCCGCCTGCGCCCTTGACCACGCTGCCGGCCTTGACCAGCCCGCCGAGGCGCAGGGTGCGGTGCAGTTCGGCCTTCGCCTCATAGGCCTGAGCCGGCGTGTAGAAATAGACGACCTGATCCTTCATGGCGAACAGGGCCAGCGCCACGCCGGCCACCAGTATCGGCGCGGCGATCAGGAAGATCATCAGGCGGCGTCGCGCCTTCATCGATTTGGGAAGAAAGGTCATTGCGGCATATCTTCCCCCTCTCCCTTGAGGGAGAGGGCCGGGGTGAGGGGGAAATTCGGAACGCCGACGGCCCCCCTCACCCGGCGCATCCGCGCCACCCTCTCCCTCAAGGGAGAAGGACTACGATTGTCCACCCTCATTGCGCACCTACCGGGCGTTCGGCCTTTTGCACGATGCCGCGCGCGATCTCAGGCCGTTCAGCATAGATCCGATCGATGGACGCCAGCACCTTTTTCTCACCCTCAACATCTTTCAGCACCCGATACGAACGCAACAAACGCGCCCAGCCGTCGGGGTCTTCGGGATTTTGCGCCAGCCGCGCCTCAAGCCCCGCCACCATGCCGCCGATCTGCGACTGCACCGTCGCCGCGGCTTGTGCAGCCTGATCCAGCGCCGCCAATTCCGCCGTCACCGTGGCACGACGCCCGTCATCCGCCGCCAATTGCGATTGCACATGCAGATACAGGCGTCTCGCCTCGTCGAAACGCCCGTCCGCCGTCAGTATCTTCGCCGAATAGTACAGCGCCGTCAGGTCGTCGCCATCGCGCGTCAGGGCTTCGGCAAAGGCCGCCCGCGCTTCGGGACCGCTTTCGCCCGTGTTCAGCAGGGTCAGGGCTTCGCCCATATTGGACCAGCCCACCGCCGCTTCGGGCGCCAGCTTCGTCACGCGCTGAAACGCCGCCGCCGCTTCGTAATAGTCGCCCGCCATGACCAGAGTCTCACCCAACCGCATCCAGTAGCCCGGCTTGTCGCCGTACTGCGTCGCCATCTGCTGCATGGCCGCCGCTGCGGGTTTGGCTTCCAGAGTTTGGGGGGCGGTATTGAGCGCCTCGACCCAGTTTTTCAGCCGCGCCTCATAGGGCTGA
Encoded proteins:
- the ccmE gene encoding cytochrome c maturation protein CcmE, whose product is MTFLPKSMKARRRLMIFLIAAPILVAGVALALFAMKDQVVYFYTPAQAYEAKAELHRTLRLGGLVKAGSVVKGAGGEVRFVVMDQKAEMTVHFKGDLPDLFREGQGVVCEGQRVSDDVFEARTVLAKHDETYMPKEVVKAIKEQGEWRPESAAKPDSKPFGEAK
- a CDS encoding tetratricopeptide repeat protein, with the protein product MLLFSLVAALLCAALLGLAALWLRRTPDSALDQARARYEAFAADLDRRVSAGHADAGVAKEEKTEAARALLRIEEAGEAARLDPRVGFVGAMVIAVAALGLYFAVGKPGQPDQPYEARLKNWVEALNTAPQTLEAKPAAAAMQQMATQYGDKPGYWMRLGETLVMAGDYYEAAAAFQRVTKLAPEAAVGWSNMGEALTLLNTGESGPEARAAFAEALTRDGDDLTALYYSAKILTADGRFDEARRLYLHVQSQLAADDGRRATVTAELAALDQAAQAAATVQSQIGGMVAGLEARLAQNPEDPDGWARLLRSYRVLKDVEGEKKVLASIDRIYAERPEIARGIVQKAERPVGAQ